TCATGTACAGCAACAATTTGGGATCCAACTAAGGCCAAGTACAATGCTCTTCTGTGATAACACACCAGCCATGTTGTCTGTGATGCAATAGTTTTGTTTGGAGAGCACTTCCACTTTCATCTCTTATACTGCTGAACATCTGGGGCTCATGAGAAACCTACCAGCCTCTTGCTGTAGAGCAGCGCCGTGCTGCTACCGGTAGTGATGGCCCAGTGGCAGAAGTTGAGCACATGGTGGATCTGTTGGGCCATGTGGGTGGTATCCTTATGCTGAGACACAAGCCTCAAACTGCGTTCTTTGGTCACATTCTGGACAGAAAGTGAGATTATTCTGATTAAAGGACAGCTACTGAAAGAACCAGAACACCCTAGACAAATGAATGTTCCAAGCTATTACAAAAATGTTAGCATATGCATAGAGATGG
This DNA window, taken from Plectropomus leopardus isolate mb unplaced genomic scaffold, YSFRI_Pleo_2.0 unplaced_scaffold18247, whole genome shotgun sequence, encodes the following:
- the LOC121965023 gene encoding E3 ubiquitin-protein ligase TRIM33-like, encoding LKELNETHRKVEHEIKIAVFTLINEINKKGKSLLQQLENVTKERSLRLVSQHKDTTHMAQQIHHVLNFCHWAITTGSSTALLYSKRL